Proteins from a single region of Anaerolineae bacterium:
- a CDS encoding glycerate kinase codes for MRILVAPNAFKGALSAPEAAACIARGLERSGLDCAVELMPIADGGDDTMEVLAGQGGTIYPVMVDDPLGRPVQAAWGMLADGETAVVEMARASGLKLLRPEERDPLRASTYGTGQLIAAAIAGGARRIIVGVGGSATVDGGAGCMQALGVRLLDADGREVPRGGGLLSRVARIDTSNMLAPLRERRVQVMVACDVDNPTLGPNGAAAVFGPQKGATPEQVALLEAGLSHFFTLVAEQVGVDVRALRGGGAAGALSAGLAAFLGAELRRGIDLVLEALHFEERLAGIDLVITGEGRMDSQTLGGKGPFGVAVAARVHGVPSVALVGGVGDGEDALLDAGLTAIVPIAPGPIALEEALAKAGALLERAAIRLGRLIALGRALPGRRSEL; via the coding sequence ATGCGTATTCTTGTCGCCCCCAATGCGTTCAAGGGTGCGCTATCTGCGCCGGAGGCCGCCGCGTGCATCGCGCGCGGGCTGGAGCGCTCTGGCCTGGACTGCGCCGTCGAGTTGATGCCCATCGCCGATGGCGGCGATGACACGATGGAGGTGTTGGCCGGGCAGGGTGGGACGATCTACCCGGTCATGGTCGACGATCCGCTGGGGCGACCGGTGCAGGCCGCCTGGGGGATGCTGGCTGATGGCGAAACCGCTGTGGTGGAGATGGCCCGCGCTTCCGGCCTCAAGTTGCTCCGCCCAGAGGAGCGCGATCCGTTGCGGGCTTCCACCTATGGCACCGGACAACTGATCGCCGCAGCGATTGCAGGCGGGGCGCGGCGGATCATCGTCGGCGTGGGTGGCAGCGCCACTGTTGACGGCGGCGCGGGCTGTATGCAGGCGCTGGGTGTCCGCCTGCTGGATGCTGATGGTCGTGAGGTGCCGCGTGGCGGCGGCTTGCTGAGCCGGGTGGCCCGCATCGACACGAGCAATATGCTGGCTCCCCTGCGTGAGCGGCGCGTGCAGGTGATGGTTGCCTGTGATGTGGATAACCCGACACTGGGACCGAACGGCGCGGCGGCTGTCTTTGGCCCGCAAAAAGGAGCAACGCCGGAGCAGGTGGCCCTGCTGGAGGCGGGGCTGAGCCATTTCTTCACGCTGGTGGCGGAACAGGTTGGAGTCGATGTGCGGGCGCTGCGAGGCGGCGGGGCAGCAGGAGCGCTCTCTGCCGGGTTGGCAGCCTTCCTTGGTGCAGAGTTGCGCCGGGGGATTGACCTGGTGCTGGAGGCGTTGCATTTTGAGGAACGGCTGGCCGGAATTGATCTGGTCATCACCGGCGAAGGGCGCATGGATTCGCAGACGTTGGGTGGCAAGGGGCCGTTCGGTGTGGCCGTGGCCGCCAGGGTGCACGGCGTCCCCAGCGTGGCCCTGGTGGGTGGCGTCGGCGACGGCGAAGATGCGCTGCTGGACGCCGGCCTGACGGCGATCGTGCCGATTGCGCCGGGACCGATCGCGCTGGAGGAGGCGCTGGCCAAGGCAGGCGCCCTGCTGGAGCGGGCCGCCATCCGCCTTGGACGGCTGATCGCGCTGGGCCGCGCCTTACCCGGTAGGAGGTCTGAGCTATGA
- a CDS encoding 1-acyl-sn-glycerol-3-phosphate acyltransferase has product MSGLLSLSRRRAILRRTMHALQGVFARAEVRGVENIPPRGPLLILFNHLSTLDGPLVMANMPGEIELVGPGDFPMTAAGQLVIRAYGITLINRGRADRGSLRAVIDHLRAGRMVAMAPDGGTWEKGITDVKDGAAYLSQLTQTPILPVGLGGLYRVPVPGLAALLSRPRITITFGEVMPPVPPSADRRHREADLRAASLAIMQRIYDLLPPEDRARYDAWGQAIYDLRLEFVAENGAPIVYNGPPLPDLNALGEFLAKPNLFRPMWQNARLVVDPFRESRFFPAMEVRLAARDLYRTLTTGTFDVYLQYRLGNERATAALAGLQAVRDEVCEWALQRGARLRLTPVIRLPEEHNVQPNLHPSGVGGVVEG; this is encoded by the coding sequence ATGAGCGGCTTGCTATCCCTGTCGCGGCGGCGAGCTATCCTACGCCGGACGATGCACGCGCTGCAGGGCGTTTTCGCCCGCGCCGAGGTGCGCGGGGTGGAGAACATTCCCCCGCGTGGCCCGCTGCTGATCCTGTTCAACCACCTTTCCACGCTCGACGGGCCGTTGGTGATGGCGAACATGCCGGGCGAGATTGAACTGGTCGGGCCGGGCGACTTCCCCATGACCGCGGCGGGGCAACTGGTGATCCGCGCTTACGGGATCACGTTGATCAACCGGGGACGCGCCGATCGGGGTAGCCTGCGGGCTGTGATCGATCACCTGCGGGCCGGTCGTATGGTGGCCATGGCTCCTGATGGTGGGACGTGGGAGAAGGGGATCACGGATGTCAAGGATGGCGCAGCGTACCTCTCCCAGCTCACCCAGACGCCGATACTGCCGGTGGGACTGGGCGGCCTGTATCGCGTGCCGGTGCCCGGTTTGGCAGCGTTGCTGAGCCGCCCGCGGATCACGATCACCTTCGGGGAGGTCATGCCGCCGGTGCCGCCCAGCGCTGACCGCCGCCACCGTGAAGCCGATCTCCGGGCCGCGTCGCTGGCGATCATGCAGCGCATCTACGATCTCCTGCCACCGGAAGATCGCGCCCGTTATGACGCCTGGGGACAAGCCATCTACGACCTGCGTCTGGAATTTGTCGCTGAAAATGGGGCGCCGATCGTGTACAATGGCCCGCCGTTACCCGACCTGAACGCGCTGGGTGAATTCCTGGCCAAGCCGAATCTCTTCCGTCCCATGTGGCAGAATGCCCGTCTGGTGGTCGACCCCTTCCGGGAGTCCCGCTTCTTCCCGGCGATGGAGGTGCGGCTGGCCGCCCGTGACCTGTACAGGACACTGACGACCGGGACTTTTGACGTTTACCTGCAGTATCGGCTGGGGAACGAGCGGGCAACGGCGGCGCTGGCGGGCCTGCAGGCCGTACGTGATGAAGTCTGTGAATGGGCGCTGCAGCGCGGGGCGCGGCTGCGTCTGACGCCGGTGATCCGCCTGCCGGAAGAGCACAATGTGCAGCCTAACCTGCATCCTTCCGGCGTCGGGGGTGTTGTAGAGGGGTAG
- a CDS encoding 1-acyl-sn-glycerol-3-phosphate acyltransferase gives MADSPLVTSIFDYRTELIDLGTLGKVRVRLPMVNPLRLRRRILHGLAHTFHDLMTRTEVYGQENIPARGPVLILPNHLSNLDGMLVLAYYPRQIEMVGPGDFKMITLKDWLLRAYGVTPINRGRADAASLRNLVTHLRSGRDLLMFPDGGMWEKRRFVAKEGAAYLSQLTGAPILPVGLSGTYLKTIDAFTGRMPRLTLRFGELMPPVPPSRDRRMRNSDLDAASAEIMARIWDLLEPEEQARYRRWAREVYRLQIDFRWAATDELLPYDGPALPDMSALAEFMAKPNLFRPMWENARLNIDPFRQARFFGPLELRFAARDLGALLQGEYDRYLPYRLGDEAALQVNAALEALRTTVSEWAMAHDALVRLAPICSDPEEQG, from the coding sequence TTGGCGGATTCACCACTGGTTACGTCGATCTTCGACTACAGAACGGAACTCATCGATCTTGGCACGCTGGGCAAAGTGCGCGTCCGGCTGCCGATGGTCAATCCGTTACGCCTGCGTCGTCGTATTCTGCATGGTCTGGCGCATACCTTTCATGACCTGATGACCCGCACCGAGGTCTACGGGCAGGAGAACATCCCGGCCCGCGGCCCGGTGCTGATTCTGCCCAACCACCTCTCCAACCTGGATGGCATGCTGGTACTGGCCTACTACCCGCGCCAGATCGAGATGGTCGGCCCCGGCGACTTCAAGATGATTACGCTCAAAGACTGGTTGCTGCGCGCCTATGGCGTGACGCCGATCAATCGCGGGCGAGCGGACGCAGCCAGCCTGCGCAATCTGGTCACCCATCTGCGTTCCGGGCGCGACCTGCTCATGTTCCCCGATGGTGGGATGTGGGAGAAGCGGCGTTTTGTGGCCAAAGAAGGGGCCGCCTACCTCTCCCAGCTCACCGGCGCACCGATCCTGCCTGTTGGCCTCAGCGGGACATACCTCAAGACAATCGATGCCTTCACCGGGCGTATGCCGCGCCTGACGTTGCGCTTCGGGGAGTTGATGCCGCCCGTGCCGCCCAGCCGGGATCGCCGCATGCGCAACAGTGACCTGGATGCTGCTTCCGCTGAGATTATGGCCCGTATCTGGGACCTGCTGGAGCCGGAAGAGCAGGCCCGTTACCGGCGCTGGGCGCGGGAAGTCTACCGCCTGCAGATCGACTTCCGTTGGGCCGCGACTGATGAATTGCTGCCTTATGACGGTCCGGCGTTGCCGGATATGAGCGCGCTGGCGGAGTTTATGGCCAAGCCCAATCTCTTCCGCCCGATGTGGGAGAATGCCCGGCTGAATATCGATCCGTTCCGGCAGGCGCGTTTCTTTGGCCCGCTGGAGTTGCGTTTTGCTGCTCGCGACCTGGGTGCATTGCTGCAGGGTGAGTACGACCGCTACCTGCCATACCGCCTGGGCGACGAGGCCGCGCTGCAGGTCAATGCGGCGCTGGAGGCCCTGCGGACAACAGTTAGCGAGTGGGCGATGGCGCATGACGCACTGGTACGCCTGGCACCGATATGCAGCGATCCGGAGGAGCAGGGCTGA
- a CDS encoding DUF1295 domain-containing protein, with protein MTFLEVYLTGLLAATVLMTILWLISLAIKDSSIVDIFWGFGFVVVGATYFALTPDGFGTRKLLLLALVAIWGLRLSLHIGYRNIGKGEDFRYAKWRQEHGASWWWMSFFRVFLLQGVILWVVSIPLLAAQWSATPANLTFIDYLGVIVWIIGFAFEAGGDWQLMQFKRNPANKGKVLNTGFWRYTRHPNYFGDATQWWGFWLIAAAAGGWWTVYSPLIMTFLLVRVSGVALLEKSLKETRPAYREYMETTPAFFPWFPRKKR; from the coding sequence ATGACTTTTCTTGAGGTCTATCTCACCGGCCTGCTGGCAGCCACGGTCCTGATGACCATCCTGTGGCTGATTAGCCTGGCCATCAAAGACTCCAGCATCGTTGACATTTTCTGGGGGTTCGGTTTCGTCGTCGTTGGCGCCACGTACTTCGCCCTCACGCCGGACGGCTTTGGAACGCGCAAGCTGCTCCTGCTGGCGCTGGTCGCCATCTGGGGCCTGCGGCTTTCCCTGCACATCGGCTACCGCAACATCGGCAAAGGGGAAGACTTCCGCTACGCCAAATGGCGCCAGGAGCACGGCGCCAGCTGGTGGTGGATGAGCTTCTTCCGTGTCTTCCTGCTGCAGGGCGTGATCCTGTGGGTCGTCTCGATCCCGCTACTGGCCGCGCAATGGAGCGCCACCCCTGCCAACCTGACCTTCATCGACTATCTTGGCGTGATCGTGTGGATCATCGGTTTCGCCTTTGAGGCCGGCGGCGACTGGCAGCTCATGCAGTTCAAGCGCAACCCGGCCAACAAAGGCAAGGTGCTCAATACCGGCTTCTGGCGCTACACCCGCCATCCCAATTACTTCGGTGATGCCACGCAGTGGTGGGGGTTCTGGCTGATCGCAGCGGCAGCGGGCGGCTGGTGGACGGTCTACAGCCCGCTGATCATGACCTTCCTGCTCGTGCGTGTCTCCGGCGTGGCCCTGCTGGAGAAATCCCTTAAGGAAACCCGGCCTGCCTACCGCGAGTACATGGAAACTACGCCGGCCTTCTTCCCCTGGTTTCCCCGGAAGAAGCGATAA
- the uvrC gene encoding excinuclease ABC subunit UvrC produces MEISAYLQRILDNLPHKPGVYLMKDASGTVVYVGKSKELYNRVRSYFHRSVTDEKTRRLRDQVADIEFIVTGDDPLDEEGELEALRLENTLIKRYRPHYNIALKDDKQYPYIKVTWAAPFPTVEFTRRMVQDGSRYFGPFNARSIRETLDVLRRIFPYLTCDREITGKDPRACLYYDIKLCTGPCIGAVNQEEYRAMIGQLMHFLEGHSDEVLRDLEQRMHSAAEALQFERAARYRDQIRAISSLIESRKVINVGGPDQDVIGFASSNGDALVQVFFIRQGKLIGRESFPMENVLEEDMAAVIESFVQQFYDRAAFVPPEIMLPTEIEGHAVLERWLKGLRGGKRACLRVPRRGQKRELVEMANANAAEALGILKVQWQADTVRQEGALRELQEALGLPQIPNRIECYDISTTQGTAIVASRVVFVKGVPRKGEYRRFNINSVAHKGSDDYQSMREALTRRFRRYREAQETPSVTRPGQKDQDETWRLLPDLLIVDGGKGQLNVAVEVLGDFGLLEQVPVVGLAKQNEELFVPGRTESILLNRRSPALFLVQRVRDEAHRFAITSHRQRRAKESLASQLEAIPGIGPRRRKLLLDAFGRSIKKLREATVEEIAAVPGIGLELAQVIKEHL; encoded by the coding sequence ATGGAGATTTCCGCTTACCTGCAGCGCATCCTGGATAACCTGCCGCACAAGCCTGGCGTCTACCTGATGAAAGATGCCAGCGGGACGGTTGTTTATGTCGGCAAGTCCAAAGAGCTGTACAACCGGGTACGCAGCTACTTCCACCGCAGCGTCACTGACGAGAAAACCCGCCGCCTGCGCGACCAGGTCGCCGACATCGAATTCATCGTCACCGGCGATGATCCCCTTGACGAGGAGGGCGAACTGGAGGCCCTGCGGCTGGAAAACACGCTGATCAAGCGTTACCGGCCCCACTACAACATTGCCCTCAAGGACGACAAGCAGTATCCCTACATCAAGGTCACCTGGGCCGCCCCCTTCCCTACGGTCGAATTCACCCGGCGCATGGTGCAGGATGGTTCGCGTTACTTTGGGCCGTTCAACGCCCGGAGCATCCGCGAGACGCTGGACGTGTTGCGTCGCATCTTCCCCTACCTGACCTGTGACCGGGAGATCACCGGCAAAGATCCGCGTGCCTGCCTGTACTACGACATCAAGCTGTGTACCGGCCCGTGCATCGGCGCGGTCAACCAGGAAGAGTACCGGGCCATGATCGGGCAACTCATGCACTTTCTGGAAGGCCACTCGGATGAAGTGCTGCGCGATCTGGAACAACGGATGCACAGCGCGGCGGAAGCACTGCAGTTCGAACGCGCCGCCCGCTACCGCGACCAGATCCGGGCGATCAGCAGCCTGATCGAAAGCCGCAAGGTGATCAACGTCGGCGGTCCTGACCAGGATGTGATCGGTTTTGCCTCCTCCAACGGCGACGCCCTGGTGCAGGTCTTTTTCATCCGCCAGGGCAAACTGATCGGGCGGGAGAGCTTCCCGATGGAAAACGTGCTGGAAGAAGATATGGCTGCTGTGATCGAGAGCTTCGTCCAGCAGTTCTACGATCGCGCCGCTTTTGTTCCGCCGGAGATCATGCTGCCGACCGAGATCGAAGGTCATGCCGTCCTAGAGCGCTGGCTGAAGGGATTGCGCGGGGGCAAGCGCGCCTGCCTGCGCGTCCCCAGGCGCGGCCAGAAACGCGAACTGGTGGAGATGGCCAACGCCAACGCCGCCGAAGCGCTGGGCATCCTCAAGGTGCAATGGCAGGCCGATACGGTTCGCCAGGAAGGAGCACTTCGCGAACTGCAGGAGGCGCTGGGCCTGCCGCAGATTCCCAACCGTATCGAATGCTATGACATCAGCACCACCCAGGGCACGGCTATCGTCGCCAGCCGGGTCGTGTTCGTCAAGGGCGTGCCGCGTAAAGGCGAATACCGCCGCTTCAACATCAACTCGGTCGCTCATAAAGGTTCGGACGATTACCAGTCCATGCGGGAGGCGCTGACCCGCCGTTTCCGGCGCTACCGCGAAGCGCAGGAGACGCCATCCGTGACCCGCCCCGGCCAGAAGGATCAGGATGAAACCTGGCGGCTGCTGCCCGATCTGTTGATCGTCGACGGTGGCAAGGGCCAGCTTAACGTAGCCGTAGAAGTGCTGGGCGACTTTGGCCTGCTGGAACAGGTGCCGGTTGTCGGCCTGGCCAAGCAAAACGAGGAACTTTTCGTTCCGGGCCGGACTGAGTCCATCCTGCTCAACCGCCGGTCGCCGGCGCTGTTCCTGGTGCAGCGGGTACGGGATGAGGCCCACCGCTTCGCCATCACCAGCCATCGCCAGCGCCGTGCTAAGGAGAGCCTGGCCTCCCAGCTGGAAGCCATCCCCGGCATCGGCCCCCGGCGACGCAAGCTGCTGCTGGATGCCTTCGGCAGATCGATCAAGAAGCTGCGCGAGGCCACCGTCGAAGAGATCGCCGCTGTGCCGGGCATCGGCCTGGAACTGGCGCAGGTGATCAAGGAGCATCTCTAG
- a CDS encoding AAA family ATPase, giving the protein MQRIVVVGTTGSGKTTIAAELAARLGCPHIELDALHWAPGWQEVPLETFRTRLAGAIAADRWVADGNYSEVCDLLWRQADTIIWLDYPFLTIFRQLLRRTLRRIATREVLWGTNRESLRTLFSRDSIILWMLKTYHRRRRQYPILFEQPEHAHLHVARLHSPAQTRAWLMQLADQHHG; this is encoded by the coding sequence ATGCAGCGGATCGTTGTCGTCGGCACCACAGGCAGCGGCAAAACCACGATAGCGGCAGAGCTGGCCGCTCGGCTCGGCTGCCCCCATATTGAGCTAGACGCACTGCACTGGGCGCCGGGCTGGCAGGAAGTCCCTCTGGAGACTTTCCGCACCCGGCTGGCCGGGGCAATTGCAGCTGATCGCTGGGTGGCCGACGGCAACTACAGCGAGGTCTGTGACCTGCTCTGGCGGCAGGCGGACACAATTATCTGGCTGGACTATCCGTTCCTCACCATTTTCCGCCAGTTGCTGCGGCGCACGCTGCGGCGCATCGCCACCCGTGAAGTATTGTGGGGGACCAACCGCGAATCGCTGCGCACCCTGTTCAGCCGCGACTCGATCATCCTGTGGATGCTCAAGACCTACCATCGCCGCCGCAGGCAGTACCCGATCCTGTTCGAACAGCCGGAGCACGCCCACCTGCACGTGGCGCGGCTGCACTCCCCGGCTCAGACTCGCGCCTGGTTAATGCAACTCGCTGATCAACACCACGGCTGA
- the rsmH gene encoding 16S rRNA (cytosine(1402)-N(4))-methyltransferase RsmH: MGFVERNERAEAHVPVLLEAVLAMLAVPPGATIIDATVGAGGHAVALLEAAGPAGRLLGIDRDQAALALAARRLAPFAGQVTLAHAPFDTLAQQATTAGITAADAILFDVGVSSMHLDDPARGFSFAQDGPLDMRMDPSDDGPTAAEIVNMLDEGELADLIWRYGEDRLARQIARAIVRSRPLTRTAELAAVVAAVYPKHRREKIHPATRTFQALRIAVNDELGMLERALPQAVALLRPGGRLAVISFHSLEDRIVKQYFRRAAADCVCPPGQPVCTCRHRAEVREITRRPVTADAAEVARNPRSRSARLRVVEKL; encoded by the coding sequence ATGGGATTTGTGGAACGGAACGAAAGAGCCGAGGCACACGTTCCGGTGCTGCTGGAGGCTGTTCTGGCGATGCTGGCCGTCCCGCCTGGCGCAACGATCATCGACGCCACGGTGGGTGCGGGTGGCCATGCGGTGGCTTTGCTGGAGGCCGCCGGGCCAGCTGGCCGGCTGCTGGGCATCGACCGCGATCAGGCAGCCCTGGCGCTGGCCGCCAGGCGGCTGGCCCCTTTCGCCGGGCAGGTGACGCTCGCCCATGCGCCGTTCGATACGCTGGCGCAACAGGCCACCACTGCGGGAATCACCGCCGCCGATGCTATCCTGTTCGATGTGGGTGTGTCGTCGATGCATCTGGACGATCCGGCGCGTGGTTTTTCGTTCGCTCAGGATGGGCCGCTGGATATGCGCATGGATCCGAGCGACGATGGGCCAACCGCCGCTGAGATCGTCAACATGCTGGATGAGGGCGAGCTGGCCGATTTGATCTGGCGCTATGGGGAAGATCGGCTGGCCCGCCAGATCGCAAGGGCAATTGTGCGCAGCCGGCCGCTGACGCGTACGGCTGAACTGGCCGCTGTGGTGGCGGCTGTCTATCCAAAACACCGCCGGGAGAAGATTCATCCGGCGACGCGCACCTTTCAGGCGCTGCGCATTGCTGTCAATGACGAACTTGGGATGCTGGAACGGGCACTGCCGCAGGCCGTTGCCCTGCTGCGACCGGGCGGGCGGCTGGCGGTGATCAGCTTTCACAGCCTGGAAGATCGGATTGTCAAGCAGTATTTCCGGCGGGCGGCGGCGGATTGCGTCTGCCCGCCGGGGCAACCAGTCTGCACGTGCCGCCACCGGGCAGAAGTGCGGGAAATCACGCGCAGGCCAGTGACTGCCGATGCGGCAGAAGTGGCCCGCAACCCGCGCAGCCGCAGTGCCCGCTTGCGCGTGGTGGAAAAGTTGTGA